Proteins found in one Oryza glaberrima chromosome 4, OglaRS2, whole genome shotgun sequence genomic segment:
- the LOC127772083 gene encoding uncharacterized protein LOC127772083: protein MPPKARRGAAAAGRKGPGTRGRLVKAQAAVEEVPAEEVKAAEEAPKVEEQKRQPSPLLQQPAAEEKASSDAAANGASHGEDEGTTKETYEEDKSERLEFEDEPEYEEEAAVDYDEKDLEQYEEQYEDGDEVVEYTEDMIEEETDMVDEELDGGDDGEGEGYENAEEEHNVDVEDEEHHEMVKEHRKRKEFEVFVGGLDKDATESDLRKVFGEVGEITEVRLMMNPVTKKNKGFAFLRYATVEQARRAVSELKNPSVRGKQCGVAPSHDNDTLFVGNICKTWTKEHLKEKLKSYGVENFDDLLLVEDSNNPGMNRGYALLEFSTRPEAMDAFRRLQKRDVVFGVDRSAKVSFADSYPEVDDEIMAQVRTVFIDGLPPSWDEDRVKKYLKKYGAIEKVELARNMPAAKRKDFGFVTFDTHDNAVACADGITNSEIGEGDSKAKVRARLSRPLQRPPRMKHGLRGNFRVGQGAPRGGRFAYDRPPPLRRPPPRLLRPDVSRLPPPVRSRPLKRPVDIRDRRPIMSIPDRVRRLPPPERSYDRRPPAPVYPKRSPRREYGRRDELPPPRSRATFGDYSSRVPVDRRPYRDDYSPRGSAYSDLGPRSALRLSDRRAYIDDGYGGKIDRPLPTYREGRGRDYDTMSGSKRSYAEMDDVPPRYHDISVRQSKARLDYDVGGSSARYADTYSERLGRSHAGYSGGRSVSGHDPVYSSGRHGMSYGGSASSNDAGGMYSSNFSGSYMSRGSDVGGSSYSSLYSGRNVGSSSGYYGGSGSSSYY from the exons GGCAGGCTGGTGAAGGCGCAGGCGGCCGTGGAGGAGGTGCCCGCCGAGGAGGTTAAGGCTGCGGAGGAGGCCCCGAAGGTGGAGGAGCAGAAGCGCCAGCCGTCACCGTTACTGCAGCAGCCGGCCGCGGAGGAGAAGGCCTCGTCCGACGCTGCAGCGAACGGCGCGAGCCACGGTGAAG ATGAGGGAACTACAAAAGAAACATATGAAGAGGATAAAAGTGAACGATTGGAATTTGAAGATGAACCAGAATATGAAGAGGAGGCTGCTGTGGACTACGATGAGAAGGACTTGGAGCAATATGAAGAGCAATACGAGGATGGTGATGAAGTGGTGGAATATACTGAAGATATGATTGAAGAGGAGACGGATATGGTAGACGAGGAATTGGATGGTGGGGACGATGGGGAGGGTGAAGGATATGAAAATGCCGAAGAAGAGCATAATGTGGATGTGGAGGATGAAGAGCATCATGAAATGGTGAAAGAGCATCGCAAGCGGAAGGAGTTTGAAGTTTTTGTTGGTGGGCTTGATAAAGATGCAACAGAAAGCGATCTTAGGAAGGTTTTTGGTGAAGTTGGCGAGATCACTGAAGTTCGTTTGATGATGAACCCTGttacaaagaaaaataaaggctTTGCCTTTCTGCGATATGCGACTGTAGAACAAGCAAGGCGGGCGGTGTCAGAGCTAAAGAATCCTTCG GTGAGGGGCAAACAATGTGGTGTTGCTCCTAGTCATGACAACGATACTCTTTTTGTGGGCAATATCTGCAAGACATGGACTAAAGAACAT CTGAAGGAGAAACTCAAGAGTTACGGTGTTGAGAATTTTGATGATCTACTATTAGTTGAGGACAGCAATAATCCAGGAATGAATCGTGGGTATGCTTTGCTTGAGTTTTCTACTCGCCCTGAAGCAATGGATGCTTTTAGGCGATTGCAGAAGAGGGATGTAGTTTTTGGAGTTGATCGTAGTGCAAAGGTTTCCTTTGCTGATTCCTACCCCGAAGTTGACGATGAAATAATGGCACAG GTTAGAACTGTATTTATTGATGGCCTTCCTCCCTCATGGGATGAAGATCGTGTCAAGAAGTACCTTAAAAAATATGGAGCTATTGAGAAAGTTGAACTAGCCCGAAATATGCCAGCAGCCAAGAGAAAGGATTTTGGGTTTGTTACTTTTGATACACATGATAATGCTGTTGCATGTGCTGATGGGATAACTAATTCTGAGATTGGTGAAGGTGACAGCAAG GCAAAAGTGAGAGCCAGATTGTCGAGACCATTGCAGAGACCTCCTAGAATGAAGCATGGATTAAGAGGAAATTTTAGGGTTGGGCAGGGTGCTCCTCGAGGTGGACGTTTTGCATATGATCGTCCTCCTCCACTTCGCCGGCCTCCACCTCGTCTTTTAAGACCCGATGTTAGTCGCTTACCACCACCGGTCAGGAGCCGCCCACTGAAGAGGCCAGTAGATATTAGAGATAGGCGCCCTATTATGTCAATACCAGATAGAGTTAGGCGTTTGCCTCCACCCGAGAGATCATATGACAGAAGGCCCCCAG CTCCTGTGTACCCAAAGAGAAGCCCAAGGAGAGAATATGGAAGGCGTGATGAACTTCCTCCGCCAAGAAGCAGAGCTACCTTTGGTGACTATAGTTCAAGAGTTCCAGTGGATAGACGCCCCTATAGGGATGATTATTCACCCCGGGGGTCAGCCTATTCGGACCTAGGTCCTCGTAGTGCTCTCCGCCTTTCTGATAGGCGAGCATATATTGATGATGGTTATGGAGGGAAGATTGACCGTCCTTTACCAACATATAGGGAGGGCCGTGGTCGTGATTATGATACAATGTCTGGTTCAAAACGCTCATATGCTGAGATG GATGATGTGCCACCTCGATATCATGACATTAGTGTTCGTCAGTCTAAGGCACGCTTAGACTATGATGTTGGTGGCAGCAGTGCCCGGTATGCAGATACATATAGCGAGAG GCTTGGACGATCACATGCGGGATACAGTGGTGGCAGATCTGTCTCTGGTCATGATCCAGTGTACAGTAGTGGTCGGCATGGCATGAGTTATGGAG gtTCCGCAAGCAGTAATGATGCTGGTGGAATGTACTCATCAAATTTCAGTGGTAGCTACATGTCTCGTGGGTCTGAT GTTGGTGGAAGTTCATATTCATCACTTTACTCAGGGCGTAATGTAGGTAGCAGCAGTGGCTACTATGGCGGTAGTGGTTCTAGTTCATATTACTGA